A single genomic interval of Arthrobacter sp. NicSoilB8 harbors:
- the iolC gene encoding 5-dehydro-2-deoxygluconokinase, producing MTHELLTIGRISVDIYPNDIGVDLEDVTSFGKYLGGSPSNVAVAAARHGRRTAVITRTGDDAFGKYLHRELRKFNVDDSFVTAVKEWPTAVTFCAIKPPEDFPLYFYGRFPTAPDLQIKAEELDLDAIRDAGIFWSTVTGLCQEPSRTAHLAAHEARPRTRLKPGQFTILDLDYRPMFWASEEEAREQVAKILPHVTVAIGNDKECAVAVGEGTPDEQADRLLAAGVEIAVVKLGPEGVMAKTRTERVVSAPVPVETVNGLGAGDSFGGAFCHGLLSGWPLAQVLDFANAAGALVASRLSCADAMPTPDEVTGLLAERGRLVPGTYASEGATL from the coding sequence GTGACCCACGAACTGCTCACGATCGGGCGCATCAGCGTTGATATCTACCCGAACGACATCGGGGTGGATCTGGAGGATGTCACGTCCTTCGGAAAGTACCTTGGCGGATCCCCGTCCAACGTGGCGGTCGCCGCCGCCCGCCATGGCCGCCGCACCGCTGTCATCACCCGCACCGGCGACGACGCCTTCGGCAAATACCTGCACCGCGAGCTGCGCAAGTTCAACGTCGACGACTCCTTCGTCACCGCGGTCAAGGAATGGCCCACCGCGGTCACGTTCTGCGCGATCAAGCCGCCGGAAGACTTCCCGCTCTACTTCTACGGGCGGTTCCCCACGGCCCCGGACCTGCAGATCAAGGCCGAGGAACTGGACCTGGACGCCATCAGGGACGCCGGAATTTTCTGGTCCACCGTCACCGGACTCTGCCAGGAGCCCAGCCGCACCGCCCATCTGGCGGCCCACGAGGCGCGGCCCCGCACCAGGCTGAAGCCGGGCCAGTTCACCATCCTGGACCTCGACTACCGGCCGATGTTCTGGGCCTCCGAGGAAGAAGCCCGCGAACAGGTCGCCAAAATCCTGCCGCACGTCACCGTGGCGATCGGCAACGACAAGGAATGCGCCGTCGCCGTCGGCGAGGGCACCCCGGACGAGCAGGCGGACCGGCTGCTCGCCGCCGGCGTCGAAATCGCCGTCGTGAAGCTTGGCCCCGAAGGCGTCATGGCCAAGACCCGCACCGAACGCGTCGTCTCCGCCCCGGTCCCGGTGGAAACCGTCAACGGCCTCGGCGCCGGCGACTCCTTCGGCGGGGCCTTCTGCCACGGGCTGCTCTCCGGCTGGCCGCTCGCCCAGGTCCTCGACTTCGCCAACGCCGCCGGCGCCCTCGTCGCCTCCCGCCTGTCCTGCGCCGACGCGATGCCGACGCCCGACGAAGTCACCGGCCTGCTCGCCGAGCGCGGCCGCCTCGTGCCCGGCACCTACGCCTCCGAAGGAGCAACACTGTGA
- a CDS encoding deoxyribose-phosphate aldolase, with product MSVTPASATLTVGDDPRRYEHLSIIRLEDPDAVARAAKARRRHPGVKAGRQNFIVAADHPARGALAVGSDPVAMADRRQLLDRLQIALANPDVDGVLASPDIMDDLLLLGALEGKLLFGSMNRGGLSGLVNEFDDRFTGHTAAALQALGADGGKMLTRICLGDPDTVATLEATARAIDSLAERKLIAMVEPFLSVRENGKVRNDLSTNAVIKSVGIAEGLGSTSAYTWMKLPVVPEMERVMASTTMPTVLLGGDPDAGQDEVFASWQAALALPGVQGLTVGRTLLYPHDGDVAGAVATAASLLHHANPESTRTEEASE from the coding sequence GTGAGTGTCACCCCAGCCTCCGCCACCCTCACCGTGGGCGATGATCCCCGCCGTTACGAGCACCTGAGCATCATCCGGCTCGAAGACCCGGACGCGGTCGCCCGCGCCGCGAAGGCCAGGCGCCGCCACCCCGGCGTCAAGGCCGGCAGGCAGAACTTCATCGTTGCCGCCGACCACCCCGCCCGCGGCGCCCTCGCGGTCGGCAGCGACCCCGTGGCCATGGCTGACCGCCGCCAGCTCCTGGACCGCCTCCAGATTGCCCTGGCCAACCCCGACGTCGACGGCGTGCTCGCCTCGCCGGACATCATGGACGACCTCCTGCTGCTCGGCGCGCTCGAGGGCAAGCTGCTCTTCGGCTCGATGAACCGCGGCGGGCTCTCCGGCCTGGTGAACGAGTTCGATGACCGCTTCACCGGACACACCGCGGCCGCGCTCCAGGCCCTGGGTGCCGACGGCGGCAAGATGCTCACCCGCATCTGCCTCGGTGACCCGGACACCGTGGCCACGCTCGAGGCAACGGCGAGGGCGATCGATTCCCTGGCCGAGCGCAAGCTGATTGCCATGGTGGAGCCGTTCCTCTCCGTCCGCGAGAACGGCAAGGTCCGCAACGACCTCTCCACCAACGCCGTGATCAAGTCAGTCGGCATCGCCGAGGGGCTGGGTTCCACCAGCGCCTACACCTGGATGAAGCTGCCCGTGGTGCCGGAGATGGAACGTGTCATGGCGTCCACCACTATGCCCACCGTGCTCCTCGGCGGAGACCCGGACGCCGGCCAGGACGAGGTGTTCGCCTCCTGGCAGGCCGCCTTGGCCCTGCCGGGTGTCCAGGGCCTCACGGTCGGCCGGACCCTGCTGTACCCGCATGACGGCGACGTCGCCGGAGCCGTGGCGACCGCCGCCTCGCTGCTGCACCATGCCAACCCAGAATCCACCCGCACCGAAGAAGCATCGGAGTAA
- a CDS encoding tautomerase family protein: MPLVRIDVNQGRTPEQLRGLSQGIHAAIVAEYGIPERDYFHVLTEHPAGQIVAQDAGLGFERTPDVVMIQIFTQAGRSQPAKQSLFAAIAESLSAQGIAGEDVFIGYVENTAGDWSFGFGQAQYITGELGVPSK, encoded by the coding sequence GTGCCCCTCGTGCGAATCGACGTCAATCAGGGCCGGACCCCGGAGCAGCTCCGCGGGCTCAGTCAGGGAATCCATGCGGCCATCGTGGCCGAATACGGCATACCGGAGCGGGACTACTTCCACGTCCTGACCGAGCATCCCGCCGGGCAGATTGTCGCCCAGGACGCCGGGCTCGGCTTCGAGCGGACGCCCGATGTTGTCATGATCCAGATCTTCACCCAGGCCGGCCGCAGCCAGCCCGCCAAGCAGTCCCTGTTTGCCGCCATCGCCGAAAGCCTGTCCGCCCAGGGGATCGCCGGCGAGGACGTCTTCATCGGCTATGTCGAGAACACGGCGGGGGACTGGTCGTTTGGTTTTGGCCAGGCCCAGTACATTACGGGCGAACTTGGAGTCCCCAGCAAGTAG
- the iolD gene encoding 3D-(3,5/4)-trihydroxycyclohexane-1,2-dione acylhydrolase (decyclizing), translated as MTVAQAVVEYLSQQYTVDSIGGQDFRERLIPGTFGIFGHGNVAGVGQALKQYQQLDPTIMPYYQGRNEQAQAHQAVGYARHTRRRQTFAISTSIGPGSSNLLTGAALATTNRLPVLLLPSDTFATRAADPVLQQLEQPYAYDITVNDAFRPLSKFFDRVSRPEQLFSAFHHGLRVLTDPAETGAVTISLPQDVQAEAFDVPEEFLAEREWRIRRPDADDEDIRRAADAIRAAKRPLIIAGGGVLYAYANEELAKFAELTGIPVGNTQAGVGVLPWDHKFSLGAIGSTGTTAANAIAAEADLIIGIGTRYEDFTTASRTAFQNPDVKFININVAAIDAYKHGTSLPIVADARKALVKLNQALGGYRIGADLEQQIANEKARWNATVDQAFDTRFTPLPAQNEIIGATSRAMDAQDVVICAAGSLPGDLHKMWRVRDPFGYHVEYAYSCMGYEIPGGLGVKRAALAEAAKGGAQRDVVVMVGDGSYLMMHTELVTAVAERIKLIVVLIQNHGYASIGSLSESLGSQRFGTQYRALDEEHHSFDDGERLPVDLALNAESLGVKVIRIEPGEKVIAELEQAIRDAKAAPENGGPIVIHVESDPLLDAPSSESWWDVPVSQVSELDSTKQAFQTYVDHKSRQRKLLG; from the coding sequence ATGACCGTGGCCCAGGCCGTGGTGGAATACCTGTCCCAGCAGTACACCGTCGATTCGATCGGCGGCCAGGACTTCCGGGAGCGCCTGATTCCGGGCACGTTCGGCATCTTCGGCCACGGCAATGTTGCCGGCGTCGGCCAGGCCCTGAAGCAGTACCAGCAGCTCGATCCGACGATCATGCCGTACTACCAGGGCCGCAACGAACAGGCCCAGGCGCACCAGGCCGTCGGCTACGCCCGGCACACCCGGCGCCGCCAGACCTTCGCGATCAGCACCTCGATCGGCCCGGGTTCCTCGAACCTGCTCACCGGCGCGGCGCTGGCCACCACGAACCGGCTGCCGGTCCTGCTGCTGCCCAGTGACACCTTCGCCACCCGGGCCGCGGACCCCGTGCTGCAGCAGCTCGAGCAGCCCTACGCCTACGACATCACGGTCAACGACGCCTTCCGGCCGCTGTCGAAGTTCTTCGACCGCGTCTCCCGGCCCGAGCAGCTGTTTTCCGCGTTCCACCACGGCCTGCGCGTCCTGACGGACCCGGCCGAGACCGGCGCGGTCACGATCTCCCTGCCCCAGGACGTCCAGGCCGAGGCCTTCGACGTGCCCGAGGAGTTCCTGGCCGAGCGCGAATGGCGGATCCGCCGCCCCGACGCCGACGACGAGGACATCCGCCGCGCCGCCGACGCCATCCGCGCCGCCAAGCGCCCGCTGATCATCGCCGGCGGCGGCGTGCTCTACGCCTACGCCAACGAGGAACTCGCGAAGTTCGCCGAGCTGACCGGCATCCCGGTGGGCAACACCCAGGCCGGCGTCGGCGTCCTGCCGTGGGACCACAAGTTCTCGCTCGGCGCGATCGGCTCCACCGGCACGACGGCGGCCAACGCCATCGCCGCCGAAGCGGACCTGATCATCGGCATCGGCACCCGCTACGAGGACTTCACCACCGCGTCCCGGACCGCGTTCCAGAACCCGGACGTGAAGTTCATCAACATCAACGTCGCCGCAATCGACGCCTACAAGCACGGCACCTCCCTGCCGATCGTCGCGGACGCCCGCAAGGCCCTGGTCAAGCTGAACCAGGCCCTCGGCGGCTACCGGATCGGCGCGGATCTCGAGCAGCAGATCGCGAACGAGAAGGCCCGCTGGAACGCCACGGTGGATCAGGCGTTCGATACCCGTTTCACGCCGCTGCCGGCGCAGAACGAGATCATCGGCGCCACGAGCCGGGCCATGGACGCCCAGGACGTCGTCATCTGCGCCGCCGGGTCCCTGCCCGGTGACCTGCACAAGATGTGGCGTGTCCGGGATCCGTTCGGCTACCACGTCGAATACGCCTACTCCTGCATGGGCTACGAAATCCCCGGCGGCCTCGGCGTCAAGCGCGCCGCCCTCGCCGAAGCCGCGAAGGGCGGGGCGCAGCGCGACGTCGTCGTGATGGTGGGGGACGGCTCCTACCTGATGATGCACACCGAACTCGTCACCGCCGTCGCCGAGCGGATCAAACTGATCGTCGTCCTGATCCAGAACCACGGCTACGCCTCGATCGGCTCGCTCTCCGAGTCCCTCGGCTCCCAGCGCTTCGGCACCCAGTACCGCGCCCTGGACGAGGAACACCACAGCTTCGACGACGGCGAGCGGCTCCCGGTGGACCTGGCCCTGAACGCCGAAAGCCTCGGCGTGAAGGTGATCCGGATCGAACCGGGCGAGAAAGTCATCGCCGAGCTCGAGCAGGCCATCCGCGACGCCAAGGCCGCTCCCGAAAACGGCGGCCCGATTGTCATCCACGTCGAATCCGACCCGCTGCTGGATGCCCCCAGCTCCGAGTCGTGGTGGGACGTTCCGGTCTCCCAGGTCTCCGAACTCGAT